The following are from one region of the Polaribacter marinaquae genome:
- the aroC gene encoding chorismate synthase, with amino-acid sequence MAFNSFGKLLKVTTYGESHGTAIGGVIDGFPAGLKIDLEAIQNELNRRKPGQSKIVTQRKEPDTVEFLSGIFEEKTTGTSIGFIIRNTNQKSKDYNHNTNVYRPSHADYTYDKKFGGRDYRGGGRSSARETANWVVAGALAKQLIASMEINAFTSSVGDIFIDKPYQDLDFSKTENNIVRCPDESSADKMIAKIQEIRKAGDTIGGTITCVAQNIPVGLGEPIFNKLHAELGKAMLSINAVKGFEFGSGFCGAKMKGSEHNDIFNADGSTESNLSGGIQGGISNGMDIYFRVAFKPVATIMTNQQTINSDYEVREITGKGRHDPCVVPRAVPIVEAMTALVLADFWLLNKTRKI; translated from the coding sequence ATGGCATTTAATTCTTTTGGAAAATTATTAAAAGTAACCACTTACGGTGAATCTCACGGAACCGCTATTGGTGGTGTCATTGATGGTTTTCCTGCTGGGTTAAAAATTGATTTAGAAGCTATTCAAAATGAATTGAATAGACGTAAACCTGGTCAATCCAAAATTGTAACACAACGTAAAGAACCAGATACAGTAGAGTTTTTATCTGGTATATTCGAAGAAAAAACTACAGGTACTTCTATTGGTTTTATTATTAGAAATACCAATCAGAAATCTAAAGACTACAATCATAACACCAATGTTTATAGACCTTCACATGCAGATTACACGTATGATAAAAAATTTGGAGGTAGAGATTATAGAGGTGGTGGTAGAAGTTCTGCTAGAGAAACTGCCAATTGGGTTGTTGCTGGCGCTTTAGCAAAACAATTAATAGCATCTATGGAAATTAATGCTTTTACTTCTTCTGTAGGCGATATTTTTATTGATAAGCCTTATCAAGATTTAGATTTTTCTAAGACAGAAAACAATATTGTAAGATGTCCGGATGAAAGTTCTGCAGATAAAATGATTGCTAAAATTCAAGAAATAAGAAAAGCAGGAGATACTATTGGCGGTACTATTACATGTGTTGCACAAAATATACCTGTTGGCTTAGGTGAACCTATATTTAATAAATTACATGCAGAATTAGGCAAAGCAATGTTATCTATTAATGCTGTTAAAGGTTTTGAGTTTGGAAGTGGTTTTTGTGGTGCAAAAATGAAAGGATCTGAGCATAATGACATTTTTAATGCTGATGGATCTACTGAATCTAATCTTTCTGGAGGAATTCAAGGAGGTATTAGTAACGGAATGGATATTTACTTTAGAGTAGCTTTTAAACCTGTTGCTACGATAATGACAAATCAACAAACTATAAATTCTGATTATGAAGTAAGAGAGATAACTGGTAAAGGACGTCATGATCCTTGCGTAGTACCAAGAGCTGTACCTATTGTTGAGGCTATGACTGCTCTAGTATTAGCAGATTTTTGGTTATTAAACAAAACAAGAAAAATATAA
- a CDS encoding DUF3467 domain-containing protein, protein MEENQNKDGQLNIELDQEIAEGTYSNLAIINHSVSEFIVDFINIMPGVPKAKVKSRIILTPQHAKRLSKALAENVRKFEQQNGEIKDYEQPPIPMNFGPTGEA, encoded by the coding sequence ATGGAAGAAAATCAAAATAAAGACGGACAATTAAATATAGAATTAGATCAAGAAATTGCTGAAGGTACATATTCTAATTTAGCTATAATTAATCATTCTGTTTCAGAGTTTATAGTAGATTTTATTAATATAATGCCTGGTGTACCAAAGGCCAAAGTAAAGTCTAGAATTATTTTAACTCCGCAACATGCAAAAAGACTTTCTAAAGCATTGGCAGAAAATGTTAGAAAGTTTGAACAACAAAACGGTGAAATTAAAGATTATGAACAACCACCAATTCCAATGAATTTTGGGCCAACTGGTGAAGCATAA
- a CDS encoding alpha-ketoglutarate-dependent dioxygenase AlkB family protein, producing MDLFSSEKIKNILPFDGITNYHGVVLNLNDCSFYYEKLMNSINWKNDEAIIFGKKIITKRKVAWYGESEFSYKYSGVTKTANIFTKELLELKSVVEKETQETYNSCLLNLYHSGEEGMAYHSDGEKMLKKNGAIASLSLGATRKFSFKHKENKQRIDIVLENGSLLVMKSGTQTNWLHRLPPTKKVKTPRINLTFRTIEL from the coding sequence ATGGATTTGTTTTCTTCAGAAAAAATAAAAAATATTTTGCCATTTGACGGTATCACAAATTATCACGGAGTAGTTTTAAATTTAAACGATTGTAGTTTTTATTATGAAAAGTTGATGAATTCTATAAACTGGAAAAATGATGAAGCTATTATTTTTGGTAAAAAAATAATAACCAAAAGAAAAGTTGCTTGGTATGGCGAATCAGAATTTTCTTATAAATATTCTGGTGTTACAAAAACAGCCAATATTTTTACAAAAGAGTTACTAGAATTAAAATCAGTAGTAGAAAAAGAAACACAAGAAACATATAATTCTTGTTTATTAAATTTATATCATTCTGGTGAAGAAGGTATGGCATACCATTCCGACGGAGAAAAAATGCTCAAAAAAAACGGAGCAATAGCATCATTATCTTTAGGTGCTACAAGAAAATTTTCTTTTAAACATAAAGAAAATAAACAAAGAATAGACATTGTTTTAGAGAACGGAAGTTTATTAGTTATGAAATCTGGTACACAAACAAACTGGTTACATAGATTGCCACCAACAAAAAAAGTAAAAACACCTCGAATTAATTTAACCTTTAGAACAATAGAATTGTAA
- the rluF gene encoding 23S rRNA pseudouridine(2604) synthase RluF, which translates to METNKQQTINLNKYISSSGICSRREAERFINEGRVTINGKPTQLGNRVGKKDVVKLDGRLVKPKKTTLYIALNKPVGIVSTTDGREKANIVKHINHPERLFPIGRLDKPSEGLIFLTNDGDIVNKILRAGNNHEKEYFVTVNKSVTPEFVDKMSNGIPILGTVTKKCKVEKVSEKVFKIILTQGLNRQIRRMCEYLDYEVTKLKRTRIMNVELGFLQTGDWRELTQEEMQQINKMIATSSKTEEASVVKEAPKAKKAKRKEAPTKNSFNKKSASFRKSSPKNKRKNTSFSSKRKRR; encoded by the coding sequence TTGGAAACTAACAAGCAGCAAACTATAAATCTTAATAAATATATAAGCTCATCTGGTATTTGTTCTAGAAGAGAAGCAGAAAGATTTATAAACGAAGGCAGAGTTACCATTAATGGTAAACCAACACAACTAGGTAACAGAGTTGGTAAAAAAGATGTTGTAAAGTTAGATGGTAGATTAGTTAAACCTAAAAAAACAACACTTTACATAGCTTTAAATAAACCTGTAGGTATAGTTTCTACAACAGATGGTAGAGAAAAAGCAAATATTGTAAAACATATAAATCATCCAGAAAGATTATTTCCTATTGGTCGTTTAGACAAACCATCCGAAGGATTAATTTTTTTAACTAACGATGGCGATATTGTAAATAAAATTTTACGCGCAGGTAACAATCACGAAAAAGAGTATTTTGTAACCGTTAACAAATCTGTTACACCAGAGTTTGTAGATAAAATGAGTAACGGAATACCAATTTTAGGCACAGTTACCAAAAAATGTAAAGTAGAAAAAGTAAGCGAAAAAGTCTTTAAAATAATACTAACACAAGGTTTAAATAGACAAATTCGTAGAATGTGCGAGTATTTAGATTACGAAGTTACCAAGTTAAAAAGAACCCGAATTATGAATGTAGAATTGGGTTTTTTACAAACAGGAGATTGGCGAGAGCTTACCCAAGAAGAAATGCAACAAATAAATAAAATGATTGCAACATCTTCTAAAACAGAAGAAGCATCAGTTGTAAAAGAAGCGCCAAAAGCTAAAAAAGCAAAAAGAAAAGAAGCACCAACCAAAAACAGTTTTAATAAAAAAAGCGCATCATTTAGAAAATCATCACCAAAAAATAAAAGGAAGAATACAAGTTTTTCATCCAAAAGAAAAAGAAGATAA
- the rpoB gene encoding DNA-directed RNA polymerase subunit beta, with translation MATKNTTERINFATSQMIKEYPDFLDIQVKSFQDFFQLQTKAEERGEEGLYKTFMDNFPITDTRNQFVLEFLDYFVDPPRYSIQECIERGLTHSVPLKARLKLYCTDPEHEDFETIVQDVYLGTIPYMTNSGTFVINGAERVVVSQLHRSPGVFFGQSFHANGTKLYSARVIPFKGSWIEFATDINQVMYAYIDRKKKLPVTTLFRAIGFERDKDILEIFDLAEEVKVSKAGLKKVLGRKLAARVLKTWHEDFVDEDTGEVVSIERNEIIFDRDTILDKEHIDEIIDAGAKTVLLHKEDNDMADYAIIHNTLQKDPTNSEKEAVEHIYRQLRNAEPPDEETARGIIDKLFFSEQRYNLGEVGRFRMNTKLQLNEPIDQKVLTKLDIITIIKYLIELINSKAEVDDIDHLSNRRVRTVGEQLAGQFGVGLARMARTIRERMNVRDNEVFTPIDLINAKTLSSVINSFFGTNQLSQFMDQTNPLAEITHKRRLSALGPGGLSRERAGFEVRDVHYTHYGRLCPIETPEGPNIGLISSLSVFAKVNNLGFIETPYRKVDNGVVAKEEPTYLSAEEEEGKKIAQSNLELKEDGSIVLDRVIAREEGDFPVVTPDVIDYMDVAPNQIASISASLIPFLEHDDANRALMGSNMMRQAVPLLRPESPIVGTGLERRVAKDSRILINAEGAGEVIYVDANKITIKYDRTEEEKLVSFDSDEVSYNLIKFRKTNQGTNINLKPIVERGDRVEEGQVLCEGYATQKGELALGRNMKVAFMPWKGYNFEDAIVISEKVVREDIFTSIHIDEYSLDVRDTKLGTEELTNDIPNVSEEATKDLDENGMIRIGAEVNPGDILIGKITPKGESDPTPEEKLLRAIFGDKAGDVKDASLKASPSLRGVVIDKKLFRRALKDKNKRIRDKEAVATLEQSFVSKFEGLKDELIEKLFTLISGKTSQGVFNDLGEEVLPKGKKYTLKMLNSVDDYVHLTGSWTTDSDLNKLVGELVHNYKIKVNDLQGSLRRQKFTISVGDELPAGILKLAKVYIAKKRKLKVGDKMAGRHGNKGIVARIVRAEDMPFLEDGTPVDIVLNPLGVPSRMNIGQIYETVLGWAGQKLNTKYATPIFDGASLEQINGITDEAGVPRFGHTYLYDGGTGKRFDQPATVGIIYMIKLGHMIEDKMHARSIGPYSLITQQPLGGKAQFGGQRFGEMEVWALEAYGASSILREILTVKSDDVMGRAKTYESIVKGETMPEPGLPESFNVLMHELKGLGLDVRLEE, from the coding sequence TTGGCAACGAAAAACACTACTGAAAGAATCAACTTCGCAACTTCTCAAATGATTAAAGAATATCCAGATTTCTTGGATATTCAGGTAAAATCTTTCCAAGATTTTTTCCAACTTCAAACGAAAGCAGAAGAAAGAGGTGAAGAAGGTTTGTACAAAACCTTCATGGATAACTTTCCAATAACAGATACAAGAAATCAATTCGTATTAGAATTTCTAGACTACTTCGTAGATCCACCAAGATATTCTATTCAAGAATGTATCGAAAGAGGTCTTACGCACAGTGTGCCTTTAAAAGCACGTTTAAAACTTTACTGTACAGATCCAGAACACGAAGATTTCGAAACAATTGTACAAGATGTTTATCTTGGTACAATACCTTATATGACAAACTCTGGTACCTTTGTAATAAATGGAGCAGAGCGTGTGGTAGTTTCTCAGTTACATAGATCACCAGGTGTGTTCTTTGGACAATCTTTCCACGCAAATGGTACAAAATTATATTCTGCAAGAGTTATTCCTTTTAAGGGATCTTGGATAGAATTTGCTACCGATATCAATCAAGTAATGTATGCTTACATTGATAGAAAGAAAAAATTACCAGTAACAACATTATTCAGAGCCATAGGTTTTGAAAGAGATAAAGATATATTAGAAATTTTTGACCTTGCAGAAGAAGTAAAAGTTTCTAAAGCTGGATTAAAAAAAGTATTAGGTCGTAAATTGGCTGCTAGAGTTTTAAAAACTTGGCATGAAGATTTCGTAGATGAAGATACTGGTGAAGTAGTATCTATCGAAAGAAACGAAATTATTTTTGATCGTGATACAATTTTAGATAAAGAACATATAGACGAAATTATAGATGCAGGTGCTAAAACCGTTTTACTTCATAAAGAAGATAACGACATGGCAGATTATGCAATTATACATAATACGTTACAGAAAGATCCTACAAATTCTGAAAAAGAAGCAGTAGAACATATTTATAGACAATTACGTAATGCAGAACCGCCAGATGAGGAGACTGCAAGAGGTATTATAGATAAATTATTCTTTTCTGAACAAAGATATAATTTAGGTGAAGTAGGTCGTTTTAGAATGAACACCAAACTTCAGTTAAATGAGCCTATAGATCAAAAAGTATTAACTAAATTAGATATTATTACTATAATAAAATATTTAATTGAATTAATCAATTCTAAGGCAGAAGTAGATGATATTGATCACTTATCTAACAGACGTGTAAGAACCGTAGGAGAGCAATTAGCTGGTCAATTTGGTGTTGGTTTAGCTCGTATGGCAAGAACAATTCGTGAGCGTATGAATGTGCGTGATAACGAGGTGTTTACACCAATCGATTTAATTAATGCTAAGACTTTATCATCTGTAATTAATTCTTTCTTCGGTACAAACCAATTATCTCAATTTATGGATCAAACGAATCCGTTAGCAGAGATCACTCATAAGCGTAGATTATCTGCACTTGGGCCAGGTGGTTTATCAAGAGAAAGAGCAGGTTTTGAGGTTCGTGATGTTCATTATACACATTATGGACGTCTATGTCCTATTGAAACACCAGAAGGGCCAAACATTGGTTTAATTTCTTCACTTTCTGTATTTGCAAAAGTGAATAATTTAGGTTTTATCGAAACGCCTTATAGAAAAGTAGATAATGGTGTTGTTGCTAAAGAAGAGCCAACTTATTTAAGTGCCGAAGAAGAAGAAGGTAAGAAAATTGCTCAATCTAATTTAGAACTTAAAGAAGATGGTAGTATTGTTTTAGATAGAGTTATTGCTCGTGAAGAAGGAGATTTCCCTGTTGTTACACCAGATGTAATTGACTATATGGATGTTGCTCCTAATCAAATTGCATCGATATCTGCATCTTTAATACCATTCTTAGAACATGATGATGCGAACAGAGCCTTAATGGGATCTAACATGATGCGTCAAGCTGTACCGTTGTTAAGACCAGAATCTCCAATTGTTGGTACTGGTTTAGAGCGCAGAGTTGCAAAAGATTCTCGTATTTTAATTAATGCGGAAGGAGCAGGTGAAGTAATTTATGTTGATGCTAATAAAATTACAATTAAGTATGATAGAACAGAAGAAGAAAAACTTGTTAGTTTTGATTCTGATGAAGTTTCTTACAACTTAATTAAGTTTAGAAAAACGAATCAAGGAACTAACATTAACCTAAAACCAATTGTAGAAAGAGGTGATAGAGTTGAAGAAGGACAAGTTCTTTGTGAAGGTTATGCAACTCAAAAAGGAGAATTAGCTTTAGGTAGAAATATGAAAGTAGCCTTTATGCCTTGGAAAGGGTATAACTTTGAGGATGCAATTGTAATTTCAGAAAAAGTTGTTCGAGAAGATATATTTACATCTATTCATATTGATGAGTATTCTTTAGATGTTAGAGATACAAAATTAGGTACCGAAGAGTTAACTAATGATATTCCTAACGTTTCTGAAGAAGCTACAAAAGATTTAGATGAAAACGGAATGATTAGAATAGGTGCAGAAGTTAATCCTGGTGATATCTTAATTGGTAAGATTACACCAAAAGGAGAATCTGATCCTACTCCAGAAGAAAAATTATTACGTGCTATTTTTGGTGATAAAGCTGGTGATGTTAAAGATGCATCATTAAAAGCTTCTCCATCACTAAGAGGTGTAGTAATTGATAAAAAATTATTTAGAAGAGCCTTAAAAGATAAAAATAAGAGAATTAGAGATAAAGAAGCGGTAGCTACTTTAGAGCAATCTTTTGTTTCTAAATTTGAAGGTTTAAAAGACGAATTAATCGAGAAATTATTTACTTTAATTAGTGGTAAAACTTCTCAAGGAGTATTTAATGATTTAGGAGAAGAAGTTTTACCAAAAGGTAAAAAATATACTCTTAAAATGTTAAACTCTGTTGATGATTATGTGCATTTAACTGGTTCTTGGACAACAGATAGCGACTTAAATAAATTAGTAGGTGAACTAGTTCACAACTACAAGATTAAAGTAAATGATTTACAAGGATCATTACGTCGTCAAAAGTTTACAATTTCAGTTGGAGATGAATTACCAGCAGGTATTTTAAAATTAGCTAAGGTTTACATTGCTAAGAAACGTAAGCTTAAAGTTGGTGATAAAATGGCAGGACGTCACGGTAACAAAGGTATTGTTGCACGTATAGTTAGAGCAGAAGATATGCCTTTCTTAGAAGACGGAACTCCAGTAGATATCGTATTAAATCCATTAGGTGTACCATCTCGTATGAATATTGGTCAAATTTATGAAACTGTTCTTGGTTGGGCAGGTCAAAAATTAAACACTAAATATGCAACACCTATTTTTGATGGAGCATCTTTAGAGCAAATTAACGGTATTACAGATGAAGCTGGCGTACCAAGATTTGGGCACACATATTTATATGATGGAGGAACAGGTAAACGTTTTGATCAACCAGCAACGGTTGGTATCATTTATATGATTAAATTAGGTCATATGATTGAAGATAAAATGCATGCTCGTTCTATAGGACCATACTCATTAATTACACAACAGCCATTAGGAGGTAAAGCTCAGTTTGGTGGTCAACGTTTTGGAGAGATGGAAGTTTGGGCCCTTGAAGCATATGGTGCATCAAGTATCTTAAGAGAAATCTTAACAGTAAAATCTGATGATGTTATGGGTAGAGCTAAAACATACGAAAGTATTGTGAAAGGTGAAACTATGCCAGAACCTGGTTTACCAGAATCATTTAACGTATTAATGCACGAACTTAAAGGTTTAGGTTTAGACGTTAGATTAGAAGAATAA
- the rpoC gene encoding DNA-directed RNA polymerase subunit beta', translating into MARKQEKYTVKKFNKISIGLSSPEAILEISKGEVLKPETINYRTHKPERDGLFCERIFGPVKDYECACGKYKRIRYKGIVCDRCGVEVTEKKVRRDRVGHINLVVPVAHIWYFRSLPNKMGYLLGLPSKKLDMIIYYERYVVIQPGIAKNVEGEPLQKMDFLTEEEYLDIADELPQDNQYLEDSDPNKFIAKMGAECLIDLLARIDLEQLSFDLRHKANTETSKQRKTEALKRLNVVEAFRDSQKNRENNPEWMIMKAVPVIPPELRPLVPLDGGRFATSDLNDLYRRVIIRNNRLKRLVEIKAPEVILRNEKRMLQESVDSLFDNTRKSSAVKTESNRPLKSLSDSLKGKQGRFRQNLLGKRVDYSARSVIVVGPEMKLSECGLPKDMAAELYKPFVIRKLIERGIVKTVKSAKKIIDRKEPVVWDILENVIKGHPVLLNRAPTLHRLGIQAFQPKLIEGKAIQLHPLACSAFNADFDGDQMAVHLPLGPEAILEAQLLMLASHNILNPANGAPVTVPSQDMVLGLYYMTKERVSTPEVPIKGEGLTFYSPEEVTIAFNEEKVDLNAGIKVRTQDIDENGEQVTRIIKTTVGRVLFNEVVPPAAGYINEVLTKKNLRGIIGGILKATNIPTTGEFLDNIKNMGYKFAFQGGLSFSLGDIIIPAEKQGMIDAANKEVEAIVGNYNMGMLTQKERYNQVIDIWGRTNNDLTELSMKRLREDQQGFNSVYMMLDSGARGSKEQIRQLTGMRGLMAKPKKSTAGGGEIIENPILSNFKEGLSILEYFISTHGARKGLADTALKTADAGYLTRRLVDVSQDVIINEEDCGTLRGLEVAPLKKNDEIVESLSDRIEGRISLNNVYHPITEDLLLEANQPITYQLAKAVEESGVDSVEVRSPLSCESTKGICAKCYGQSLSTLNKVQIGEAVGVIAAQSIGEPGTQLTLRTFHVGGVAGNISEDNKLIAKFDGNVTIEDLRTVVGKDSEGNDVDIVISRTAEIKIIDKKTGITQSTNIIPYGSIIFDKERKTIKKGDVIVQWDPFNGVIVSEFSGRVKFDNLEQGINYSVEVDEQTGFQEKVMIDSKNKKIIASLIIEDEDGNALRSYSLPVGAHLMIDDGQMVESGHTLVKIPRKSGKAGDITGGLPRVTELFEARNPSNPSVVSEIDGVVSFGKIKRGNREIIVESKTGDISKYLVKLSNQILVQENDFIKAGMPLSDGATTPSDILRIKGPSAVQEYLVNEIQEVYRLQGVKINDKHFEVVVRQMMRKVKIIDSGDTLFLENQLIHKIDFIKDNDAIYGMKVVENAGDSENLRAGQIISARQLRDENSLLRRNDQNLVEARDARPATAEQVLQGITRASLQTKSFISAASFQETTKVLNEAAVSGKVDTLEGLKENVIVGKRIPAGTGMRAYENILVGPKDEIEQSF; encoded by the coding sequence ATGGCAAGAAAACAAGAGAAGTACACTGTAAAAAAGTTTAATAAAATCTCAATTGGTTTATCATCACCAGAAGCTATTTTAGAAATTTCTAAAGGTGAAGTTTTAAAACCAGAAACAATAAATTACCGTACGCACAAACCAGAAAGAGATGGTTTATTTTGTGAGCGTATTTTTGGTCCTGTAAAGGATTATGAATGTGCTTGTGGAAAGTACAAAAGAATTCGCTACAAAGGTATCGTTTGTGATAGATGTGGTGTAGAAGTAACAGAAAAGAAGGTACGTAGAGATAGAGTAGGACACATTAATTTGGTGGTTCCTGTTGCTCATATTTGGTACTTTAGATCATTACCTAACAAAATGGGTTACCTTTTAGGTTTACCTTCTAAAAAGTTAGATATGATTATTTACTACGAGAGATACGTAGTAATTCAGCCAGGTATTGCTAAAAATGTAGAAGGAGAACCATTACAAAAAATGGATTTCTTAACAGAAGAAGAATACTTAGATATTGCTGATGAATTACCTCAAGATAATCAATATTTAGAAGATTCAGACCCAAACAAGTTTATTGCTAAAATGGGTGCTGAGTGTTTAATTGACTTATTGGCAAGAATCGATTTAGAGCAATTATCTTTCGATTTAAGACATAAAGCAAACACAGAAACTTCTAAACAACGTAAAACAGAAGCATTAAAGCGTTTAAATGTTGTTGAGGCATTTAGAGATTCTCAAAAAAATAGAGAAAATAATCCTGAGTGGATGATTATGAAGGCGGTTCCGGTAATTCCACCAGAATTAAGACCTTTAGTTCCATTAGATGGAGGTCGTTTTGCTACTTCAGATTTAAATGATTTATATAGAAGAGTTATTATTAGAAACAACCGTTTAAAAAGGTTAGTTGAGATAAAAGCTCCTGAAGTTATTTTACGTAATGAAAAACGTATGTTACAAGAATCTGTAGATTCTTTATTTGATAACACACGTAAATCTTCTGCAGTAAAAACAGAATCTAACAGACCTTTAAAATCTTTATCAGATTCATTAAAAGGTAAACAAGGACGTTTCCGTCAGAATTTATTAGGAAAGCGTGTTGATTATTCTGCACGTTCTGTAATTGTTGTTGGACCAGAAATGAAATTATCTGAATGTGGATTGCCAAAAGATATGGCAGCAGAACTTTACAAGCCTTTTGTAATTAGAAAATTAATTGAAAGAGGTATTGTTAAGACTGTAAAATCTGCAAAGAAAATTATAGATAGAAAAGAACCAGTTGTTTGGGATATTTTAGAAAATGTAATTAAAGGGCATCCAGTATTATTAAACAGGGCTCCAACGCTACACAGATTAGGTATTCAAGCTTTTCAACCAAAATTAATTGAAGGAAAAGCAATACAATTACATCCTTTAGCATGTTCTGCATTTAATGCCGATTTTGATGGGGATCAAATGGCTGTTCACTTACCATTAGGACCAGAAGCTATTTTAGAAGCACAATTATTAATGTTGGCTTCTCATAATATCTTAAACCCTGCAAATGGTGCGCCAGTAACTGTACCTTCTCAGGATATGGTTCTTGGTTTATATTATATGACAAAAGAAAGAGTTTCTACTCCAGAAGTACCTATTAAAGGTGAAGGATTAACTTTTTATTCTCCAGAAGAAGTAACTATTGCTTTTAACGAAGAAAAAGTTGATTTAAATGCTGGTATTAAAGTAAGAACTCAAGATATAGATGAAAATGGAGAACAAGTAACTAGAATTATTAAAACTACTGTTGGTAGAGTTTTATTTAATGAAGTTGTTCCTCCGGCTGCAGGTTATATTAATGAAGTATTAACTAAGAAAAATTTACGTGGAATTATTGGTGGTATTTTAAAAGCTACTAATATTCCTACTACTGGAGAATTCTTAGATAATATTAAAAATATGGGATATAAATTTGCTTTCCAAGGTGGTTTATCATTCTCATTAGGAGATATCATTATTCCTGCAGAAAAGCAAGGAATGATTGATGCAGCAAACAAAGAAGTAGAAGCAATTGTAGGTAACTATAATATGGGTATGTTAACGCAGAAAGAGCGTTACAACCAGGTAATTGATATTTGGGGAAGAACAAATAACGATTTAACTGAGTTATCTATGAAACGTTTACGTGAAGATCAACAAGGTTTCAACTCGGTATACATGATGCTTGATTCTGGGGCAAGGGGTTCTAAAGAACAGATTCGTCAGTTAACAGGTATGCGTGGATTAATGGCAAAACCTAAAAAATCTACTGCAGGAGGTGGAGAAATTATTGAAAATCCAATTCTTTCTAACTTTAAGGAAGGTTTATCAATTTTAGAATACTTCATTTCTACTCACGGTGCGCGTAAAGGTCTTGCCGATACAGCATTAAAAACAGCCGATGCGGGTTATTTAACACGTAGATTGGTAGATGTTTCTCAAGATGTTATTATCAACGAAGAAGATTGTGGTACATTAAGAGGTTTAGAAGTTGCTCCATTAAAGAAGAATGATGAGATTGTAGAATCTTTATCAGATAGAATTGAAGGACGTATTTCTTTAAACAACGTTTATCATCCAATAACAGAAGACTTACTTTTAGAAGCTAACCAACCTATTACTTATCAATTAGCAAAAGCAGTTGAAGAGTCTGGTGTAGATAGTGTAGAAGTTAGATCTCCTTTATCTTGTGAATCTACAAAAGGTATTTGTGCAAAATGTTATGGTCAAAGTTTATCTACTCTTAACAAAGTTCAAATTGGTGAAGCAGTTGGTGTAATTGCAGCGCAATCTATTGGAGAACCAGGTACACAGTTAACGTTACGTACATTCCACGTTGGTGGGGTAGCAGGTAACATTTCTGAAGACAATAAGTTAATAGCTAAATTTGATGGTAATGTAACTATTGAAGATTTAAGAACTGTTGTTGGTAAAGATAGTGAAGGTAACGATGTTGACATTGTAATTTCTAGAACAGCAGAAATTAAAATTATAGATAAGAAAACAGGAATTACTCAAAGTACAAACATTATACCTTATGGATCTATCATCTTTGATAAAGAGAGAAAGACTATTAAGAAAGGTGATGTAATTGTACAATGGGATCCATTTAACGGTGTAATTGTTTCTGAATTTAGTGGACGAGTTAAGTTTGATAACTTAGAACAAGGTATTAATTACTCTGTTGAAGTTGATGAGCAAACTGGTTTCCAAGAAAAGGTAATGATCGATTCTAAGAACAAGAAAATTATCGCTTCATTGATTATTGAAGATGAAGATGGTAATGCTTTACGTTCTTATAGTTTACCAGTAGGTGCACATTTAATGATTGATGATGGACAGATGGTAGAATCTGGACATACGTTAGTTAAAATACCAAGAAAATCTGGTAAAGCAGGTGATATTACAGGAGGTTTACCTCGTGTAACAGAATTGTTTGAAGCACGTAATCCTTCTAATCCATCAGTAGTATCAGAGATAGACGGTGTTGTTTCTTTCGGTAAAATTAAGCGTGGTAATAGAGAAATTATTGTTGAATCTAAAACTGGAGATATTAGTAAGTATTTAGTTAAACTTTCTAACCAAATTTTAGTTCAAGAAAATGACTTTATTAAAGCTGGTATGCCATTATCAGACGGAGCTACAACTCCTTCAGATATATTAAGAATTAAAGGACCATCTGCAGTTCAAGAATACTTAGTAAACGAAATTCAAGAAGTATATCGTTTACAAGGTGTAAAAATTAATGATAAGCATTTCGAAGTAGTTGTACGTCAAATGATGCGTAAAGTTAAGATTATTGATTCTGGAGATACTTTATTTTTAGAGAATCAATTAATTCACAAAATTGACTTTATCAAAGATAATGATGCAATTTACGGAATGAAAGTTGTTGAAAATGCTGGAGATTCTGAAAATTTAAGAGCGGGACAGATTATTTCTGCACGTCAATTAAGAGATGAGAATTCTTTATTAAGAAGAAACGATCAGAACTTAGTTGAAGCTAGAGATGCGAGACCAGCAACAGCAGAACAAGTTTTACAAGGTATTACAAGAGCATCTTTACAGACGAAATCATTTATTTCTGCAGCTTCTTTCCAGGAAACTACAAAAGTATTAAATGAAGCGGCTGTAAGCGGTAAAGTAGATACTTTAGAAGGATTAAAAGAAAACGTAATTGTAGGTAAGAGAATACCAGCAGGTACAGGTATGAGAGCTTATGAAAACATTCTAGTTGGTCCTAAAGACGAAATAGAACAAAGTTTCTAA